Proteins from a single region of Melanotaenia boesemani isolate fMelBoe1 chromosome 3, fMelBoe1.pri, whole genome shotgun sequence:
- the LOC121636267 gene encoding uncharacterized protein LOC121636267: MVFGDQECTPRTDDRFARVEYRNHQTGLSPLIAAGIPCVSSCVLDYMHMVCLGVVRRMLIYLTRGPKICRLSVRQKDAISKKLIGLRGRMPSEFARQPRGLHEMDRWKATEFRQFLLYTGPVVLKTVMSPERYKHFLSLSVAMSILLESDDRIRNAYLHYAHDLIKHFITSCAVLYGKTFSVYNVHGLTHLHEDASHFNCSLNDISCFPFENHLQQVKKHVRSGRNPLEQVTRRLSESEHVIVKKNKTHPQVIVSVKERDSCFLLKDERFAFVQQKNADGTLACKILHQRHTSPLFQQPCSSALLNIVCIGSGQVRMKNGLLHEKELYRKVAYLPQESGGAVLLPLRHGPENTY, translated from the coding sequence ATGGTATTCGGTGATCAGGAATGCACTCCTCGGACAGATGACCGCTTTGCTAGAGTAGAGTACAGGAACCACCAAACTGGTCTTAGCCCCCTCATCGCTGCAGGGATTCCTTGTGTGAGTTCGTGTGTGTTGGATTACATGCATATGGTCTGCCTTGGTGTAGTTAGGCGAATGTTGATCTACTTGACTCGTGGCCCGAAAATATGTCGACTATCTGTGAGGCAAAAAGATGCAATATCCAAAAAACTAATTGGACTGAGAGGGAGAATGCCAAGTGAATTTGCTCGGCAACCACGTGGTCTACATGAAATGGATAGGTGGAAAGCCACTGAATTTCGCCAGTTTCTGCTATACACAGGACCTGTGGTGTTAAAAACTGTGATGTCCCCTGAAAGGTACAAGCATTTCCTGTCCTTATCAGTAGCCATGTCCATACTGCTGGAGTCCGATGACAGGATTCGAAACGCCTATCTTCATTATGCTCATGACCTCATCAAACACTTTATCACCAGCTGCGCTGTCCTCTATGGCAAGACATTCTCAGTGTACAATGTACACGGACTTACTCATCTTCATGAAGATGCCAGCCACTTCAATTGCTCTCTCAATGACATCTCCTGTTTTCCATTTGAAAACCATCTGCAACAGGTGAAGAAGCATGTGAGAAGTGGGAGAAATCCTCTCGAACAAGTGACAAGACGTTTGTCAGAAAGCGAACATGTAATtgtgaaaaagaacaaaactcacCCCCAAGTGATTGTTTCTGTGAAAGAAAGGGAcagttgttttctgttgaaagACGAGAGATTTGCTTTTGTGCAACAAAAAAATGCGGATGGAACCTTGGCTTGTAAAATCCTTCACCAGCGTCACACCTCGCCCCTATTTCAGCAACCATGTAGCTCTGCACTTTTAAATATAGTGTGCATTGGAAGTGGTCAGGTGAGGATGAAAAATGGGCTGCTGCATGAAAAGGAGCTGTACCGCAAGGTGGCCTACCTCCCACAAGAATCTGGTGGTGCTGTGCTCTTACCCCTTCGCCATGGCCCGGAAAATACATATTaa
- the LOC121636989 gene encoding uncharacterized protein LOC121636989: protein MYARAVWKEGDIEEEGVVPENWIDRTKKILRWPRMSSTKTEKAIKDKMNPKDDWMTFPLIKIKFTSDVHRQCENYNLTSQAEDDDKDEDEGVGVVKRNRMKKKLPDGFVRNELSDSDEEGHSDGGVKLPNYPAPPEKLQPIQDKDVMSSPDLFDTSGSRETRETTPGSRHSTRSETIAHNQRNSVSQPRSRSTSTPQRTHTTSRCNRSGSKSGGARYGQKPGSSSGARYRRRSGSSSDDARHPNQSGGYSDYQHRSGSERESSRDRQRFGSNRTPTSSRSYLGNRDYIRYSHTSDSPSDRHSDRHRFGSERESSRDRQRFGSNRTPTSSRSYLSPLHHTPSPNAGTGSGRWTFPMPWDVYQKRVLGLLIDLKNQYKMAQPTTSSAHIEKIGSMEEFQDVEQRLCDKDAFDALVAKIAKIGGKSTKDCVHKVLDGLFTNALMSQFNMKGRGKKAKKPLELTKTFRAIQDGVMQFDTTATVELIKMYASDHLKHAPQRSGGGGFTTCEGT, encoded by the exons ATGTATGCGAGGGCAGTGTGGAAGGAGGGTGACATCGAGGAGGAGGGCGTAGTTCCCGAGAACTGGATCGACAGGACCAAAAAAATTCTTAGATGGCCACGGATGAGCAgcaccaaaacagaaaaagctattAAGGACAAAATGAACCCCAAGGATGACTGGATGACGTTCCcgttaataaagataaaatttacATCAG ATGTTCATAGGCAATGTGAGAACTATAACCTGACCAGTCAGGCAGAGGATGATGATAAGGATGAGGATGAGGGTGTGGGTGTGGTGAAGAGGAACCGAATGAAGAAAAAACTTCCAGATGGTTTTGTAAGAAATG AATTATCAGATTCCGACGAGGAAGGGCATAGTGACGGGG GTGTCAAGCTACCCAACTACCCTGCTCCACCAGAAAAGCTGCAGCCCATTCAGGACAAAGATGTAATGTCCAGTCCTG ACTTGTTTGATACCAGTGGATCAAGGGAAACGAGGGAAACAACACCGG GATCTCGACACTCGACCAGAAGTGAAACCATTGCACACAACCAGCGCAACAGTGTGTCCCAACCCAGGTCCAGGTCCACGTCTACGCCCcagcgcacacacacaaccagCCGTTGCAACAGATCTGGTAGCAAGAGTGGTGGTGCTAGATATGGCCAAAAGCCAGGCAGCAGCAGTGGCGCCAGATATCGCCGCAGGTCTGGCAGCAGCAGTGATGACGCCAGACACCCCAACCAATCCGGCGGCTACAGCGATTATCAACACCGATCTGGCAGTGAGAGGGAGTCCTCAAGAGACAGGCAAAGATTCGGCAGCAACAGGACACCCACTAGCTCCCGGAGTTATCTTGGCAACAGGGACTACATTCGGTATAGCCATACATCTGACAGCCCCAGTGATCGCCACAGTGATCGCCACAGATTTGGCAGTGAGAGGGAGTCCTCAAGAGACAGGCAAAGGTTCGGCAGCAACAGGACACCCACCAGCTCCCGGAGTTATCTTAGCCCCCTGCATCACACACCAAGCCCGA ATGCAGGGACTGGGAGTGGAAGATGGACGTTCCCAATGCCTTGGGATG TGTACCAGAAGCGGGTGTTGGGTTTACTGATTGACCTTAAAAATCAGTATAAAATGGCACAGCCTACTACCTCTTCTGCCCATATCGAGAAGATTGGCTCAATGGAGGAGTTCCAGGACGTTGAGCAACGGCTGTGTGATAAAGACGCCTTTGATGCCCTG GTGGCGAAAATCGCAAAAATCGGTGGGAAGAGCACCAAGGACTGTGTCCACAAAGTTCTTGACGG ACTCTTCACCAATGCCCTCATGAGTCAGTTTAACATGAAGGGAAGGGGGAAAAAGGCCAAAAAACCCCTGGAACTGACCAAGACTTTCAGAGCAATCCAAG ATGGAGTCATGCAATTTGACACTACGGCCACAGTGGAGCTCATCAAGATGTATGCTTCAGACCATTTGAAGCATGCACCGCAAAGGAGTGGGGGAGGGGGCTTCACAACCTGTGAAGGCACCTAA